In Isoptericola variabilis 225, the genomic window GCCGGCCGCCGACCCGCACGTCGGCCCGCGCGGGCCGAGGCGTACCGACACGCGACCGTCCTGGACGACGTAGGTGCTTCCCGGGCACCCGGGGTCGAGGAACTTCCCGTCCTCGAACACGAGCGTCCACACCCCGGCGTGGTCCCTGGCGTGGCCGGCGTCGACGCCGGCGTCGGTGAACTGCTCGACGGTGCGCTCGGCGCGGAAGGTCCCCTCGGGGAACTCGCCCTCGGCACGGACGAGCTCGCCCTGGTCGATGTCGGGAGCGCACGGCGCGACGGGGGGAGGGTCGCCCGCGGCCTGGGTCATGGCCTCCAGCTCCGCGTACACGTCGCTCGTGCGGGGGTCCTCGGCGACCTCCGCGCGCAGCGGGGCGGTGGCCTCCTCGAGCCCGCGCACGGCGTCGAGCCCGGCGAGGACGATGGTCCCGTTCATGGCGCAGTAGTCGGCGCCGTACTCCGGGTCGGTGGGCGTCGTCTCGAGCGAGTGAGCCTGCGCCTCCTTCGCCGCGGCGAGCACCTGCTCGCGCTGGGCGTCGGTGAGCGAGGTGTACCAGTCCTCGGCCGCCACCAGCACGTTCAGCTTCGGCCAGAGCGTCACGTCGCCGACGAAGACCGCGCCGGCCGCCAGGCTCGCGTACTGGCCGAAGGCGGAGTCCGCGGCGTCGAAGTCGACGTTCACCCTGCCCTCGTTGGCGTCCCGGACGCGTGCACCGAGCGCCTCGAAGAGCGGCGGAGCGGCGGGATCGAGCGCCCGGAAGGTGCGTCCGGCGTAGGTCTCGGGTCCGGTCAGCGGTGCGTCGTAGGTCACCGGGTGCCGGAGAGTCTCGGGCAGGACGGCGAGCCCGACCACGCCGGTGCCCTCGAGGTCCTCGAGGAGCCGCTCGCCGACGGAACCCAGCACGATGCGCTCGACGACGGCGTCGTGCCTGACGAGGAACGGCGCCTTGATCGCCCGCATCGTGTCGGAGCCGCTCGCCGTGAGGATCGAGTCCGGCAGCAACGCCACCTCGAACCGGCCCGACCGCAGCCCCTCGGCCACCGACTCCACGAAGTCCACGCCCGTGTCCA contains:
- a CDS encoding ABC transporter substrate-binding protein, producing the protein MNRDGARARDFQVIQTATVALVATALLAACDTSVGAQKSGGGAVEAVRVATIDPEGRPSSDDVEVFAAALQSGSSGAWETEVVWRAHTTDPAVHVELDTGVDFVESVAEGLRSGRFEVALLPDSILTASGSDTMRAIKAPFLVRHDAVVERIVLGSVGERLLEDLEGTGVVGLAVLPETLRHPVTYDAPLTGPETYAGRTFRALDPAAPPLFEALGARVRDANEGRVNVDFDAADSAFGQYASLAAGAVFVGDVTLWPKLNVLVAAEDWYTSLTDAQREQVLAAAKEAQAHSLETTPTDPEYGADYCAMNGTIVLAGLDAVRGLEEATAPLRAEVAEDPRTSDVYAELEAMTQAAGDPPPVAPCAPDIDQGELVRAEGEFPEGTFRAERTVEQFTDAGVDAGHARDHAGVWTLVFEDGKFLDPGCPGSTYVVQDGRVSVRLGPRGPTCGSAAGKDLFDAAWTYDGQFLQLVDVRGGADGPEWQEFHEILWGSTPWVQID